ATACCTAACAATATTGTGACCTATTTTTCAATACTTTTCAGATGACCTCTAAGTAAAATTGTCACTTTTTGTATTTAGAGGATTTATATATTCAGAGGTTTAACTTTAATTTAATAAAAATTATGGAGGTAAAAAAAATGATAAATTTATTAAACTTTAACAAAACATCTGCTCTTGGTTTCTGTGCCCATTACAAAATTCTTATAGCCGAAGATTACGACTGGGCAAGAAAACATGAACAAGAACTTGTAAAAGAAAAAGTAAAAGAACATTTTCCTACTGATACTTTTGAAGTTACAGGAGTTGCAACAGTTCCTGAAGCAGAAAAAATTATAAAAAATCATGAAACAAGACCTGATATATTGTTAACTGACGGAAATATCAGCAATGGTGATGATATTACAAATCCTGACGGACCTGAATTGGCAAAATTTGCCGAAGAAAATGGCGTAAAAAAAGAACATATAGCTGTTGTATCTAATGATACTTATTATGCAAAAAAAGCAGCCTTAGCAAACGGTTATAAATTTGTTGATAAGTTGGATTTTTTCTTGGAACCGACTTTGCTTGATTCTTTTTTCAAAAGCATAATAAAACCTAATTAAAATCACCTTTTACAAAAAAATAAAAAGCTTTTTTGTTATCATCCCACAATTTTTCAGGGGACTCGTTTTCCGGCAATTCAAGCGTTATTGTGGGAATGTTTCTCTCGATTCCGCAATAAGTCCCGAAAGAACCGGGTGTTGGGTAACCTATATTTTCTTCTACAGGATACCCGTTAAGTTTTGATATTTCTTCCGCAAGTTCTTTTGCACAACCGTCATAATTTACAACTTTATAAGGCGTATGAAGCGTTAAAATCCTGTCAGGTTTATATTCATCAATTACTTGAATCAAAAATTTTGTTTCTATTTCGCTTGCGGGAGAATTACCGGAGTAATAACAATCTTTTTTTTCTGATAATTCCCAGTTTGTGGTGGGGAAATTCCTGTTTAAGTCGACTCCGTTTGTATTTGTTCTTGTTTTCAAGTCTTTTCCATCGGGATTTAAGCAGGGAATAAACAGAATCGTATTATTTTCTATTAATTCAGGATTTTTTTTGATTTCGTCAATTAATTTATGAATCAAAAATTCACCTTCGGGTTCATCTCCATGAAAAACACCGATTATGAGAATAGTTTGTCCTTTTTGACAACATTTTTTTTCGGCAAGAAAAAGCTCTATCGGGTTATTTTTTTCTGTAAATATTTTTTTGACGGGCTTAATCATTTAAATCCTTAGAAAAAATAAAATTTTAGCAATTTTTTATCTTCACGTGTTTTGTATTTTCATAAGAGTTTAAAAATATATTAACAAGGATAATTACAAAGATGCAAGTAAATGCTTACAGACCTAACCAAAATCAAGTTTCTTTCAGCAGTACAAAGATTTCTCGGACTGTTGTAAGAGATATGAATGATATGCCTGTAAAAGCGTGGTTTTCTCGACTGAATTTGTCTGATCCTGTTGATAAAGAAGCAATGGAGAAGGCAAAAGTACAGTGGAAAAGGCAGCAAGAATGGAATTTTGCAAATGATATATATGATGAATTTAAAATAGGACAGCCTGTTTATGCTATAGAACTTGATTCCGCAAATGGTTCTTTATCTGATAGACTTTTATGTCTTGCTTCTCATCATACACAAAATGGTACTTTTAGACTTGATTTTTTACAGTCATCGCCGAACAGTTCTTTTAAGGCTTTAAAGGAAGAAAGAAAATATAAAGGTGCAGGAACTGCCCTTATGTATGGACTTGTAAAAATTGCTGAACTTGAAAAAGCAAAAATGTTTAAGCTTCGTTCAGATACGGATGATTTTTATAGAATACTGGGAATGGTAGAAAGAAATCTTCATATGACTTTTGATCGACATGAAATGAATGATTTTTTGAAACGACAAAAGGCTGAATTCGATTTACTTTTACAAAAACAACCCGCAAAAACAGAAAAAATGGTTTCAAGATGCAGTTAAGTGGTTATAAACATACCAAAAATCAAGTTTCTTTCAGCAGTGACAGATTTTTTCCTGTTGTTGTAAGAGATATAAATAATATGCCTGTAAAAGCATGGTTTTCTCAACTAAATCTTTCTGATCCTGTTGATGAGACAGCAATGAAGACTGTAAAAAACTCGTGGACAGAGAAAAAATGGGATGTTCACACAAGAAACATTTATAATCAATTTGAAGAAGGTAAACCTGTTTATGCTGTAGAGCTGGATTCAAAAAATGGTTCTCTATATGACAAATTATTGGGTCTTGCTTCTTATCATATAGAAGGAAATGATACTTTTAAATTAGATTTTTTACAGGCTTCTCCGAACAGTTCGTTTAAGGCTCCAAAAGGAAATAGAGAATACAGAGGTGCAGGAACTGCTCTTATGTACGGACTTGTAAAAATTGCTGAAATCGTGGAATCAAAATTATTTAAGCTTTATTCTGCTACAGCTGATAATTTTTATGACAGATTAAAAATGGAAAAAAGAGGGATTTATATGACTTTTGATCGCCCTGAAATGGGTGATTTTTTGAAACGACAAGAAACAGAATTTGATTTACTTTTACAAAAACAACCGGCAAAAACAGAAAAAATGGTTTCAAAATGCAGTTAACAGGTTATAAACATACCAAAAATCAAGTTTCTTTCGGCAGTTATAGGTTTTTCCCTATTGTCGTAAAGGATATGAATAATAGACACGTAAAAGCGTGGTTTTCGCAGCTGAATTTTTCTGATCCTGTTGATGCAGCGGCAATGAAAAAGGTGAAAGAACTTTGGGTAAAACACTATATTAATAAAAACGAAATTAGTTTCATAAATTATCCATATTATGATTTGAAAGAATATATATATAAAGAATTTGAAACAAGAAAATCTGTTTTTGCTATAGAGTTGGATTCCGATAAAAATTTGTTTGATAAACTTTTATGTCTTGCTTCTGCGCATAAAGAAAAAGATACTTTTAAATTGGATTATATAATGGCATCTCCAAACAGTTTTTTTGGAACCGGAGAAAAAAAAGAATACAAAGGTGTCGGGACTGCTCTTATGTGTGGACTTGTAAAAATTGCTAAACTTGGTGGAGCAAAATCATTTGAACTTTATCCGGTAGTTGATGATTTTTACACAAGACTTGGAATGGAAAAAATAAATGATTATATGACTTTTAATCGAATTGAAATGATTGCTTTTTTGGAGCGGCAAAAATCTAAGTTCAATGCCTTTTCAAAAAAATAGCTGGAAATTAAGCTAAAATCATAATATTTCCGCATTTATTAATGTTTTTAACTCAGAAAATGAATAGTTAGAGCGATAAGAGCCTATTATAGGTAATGTAATAAATGAAGAATAAGAAGAAGATAACGTAAAATATTCGTTAGTTACAGCCAACCCCATAGAAGGATCAAACCCTTTCCAACCTGCACCTTCGATAAAGACCTCGCACCATGCGTGCAAGTCAGTATTTTCTATTGAATCTTTATCAATTCTGTATCCGCTTACAAATCTTGAGGCAAAACCTTGATATCTGCAACATTCCATAAATAATACCGCTAAATCTCTACATGAGCCGGTTTTGGTTTTTAAAGTAAATTCTGGAGAATAAGGCTCACCTTTTTCCCTCTTTTCATAAGTAAATGTATTATAAATTTCACCGGTAAGCTCTATAAGGAAAGTAAGAATATCATTTTGAGTTTTGTTTGCCAGAGAATCCGAAAAAGTTTTAACTGATAAATCGGGAGTTTCAATTATTCGATAAACTTTGAGAGGCTTTTCGTTCATTGAACTATACCTGACCGGCAGTTCAGTATTATCAAAATGAATTATAAAATTATATTCGTTTTGATTTGTGTTTTCTGCTTCCCATAGAGTTTCTACTCTGAAAAAATCTGTTTTTTGATTAAACCACGCTTTTATTAATGAATTTCCTTCGCTATCAATAATAATGCTTGAAGAACTTGGCTCAGGGTCAATTTTGTAGGAAAAGTTTATTACTTTTAAATTATAATCATTCCTCGGGCATAGTCTAATTTCCTGTGATTCCAGAAAAACAGGAGAACTGTAGTTATATAAACTTAAATGTTGTACTTTTGCTTTCATAGTTTTTTATTGTTTTAGCTGGGATATAATCCGTTGAAGTTCTTCTGTAGGGATTTCATTCACTGATTGTCTCAGTTTTTCTTGCCACCATGATGATATTTTTTGCAAATCTTCTTTAAAAACCCTGAATTCCCTTATATCAAACTTATCTTTAAGACAAATTGTCACATCTATAGGGAAATCAACATCATTTGTACTTATTCTTGTAGAGTCAAAAGCAAGAATTCCGACTTTTAAAGCATGAAAAAGGTCGTCATTATATTTTAAAGTTCTATCAAGAACAGGTTTTCCGTAGCCTGTCGCACCTATAATTTGATAAGGAGAACCTTCTTTTATTTCAACCCAATTTCCCTGCGGATATAAGAGAAATAGCTTGTGTTCTTCATCTTTTTGGAGTTGTCCTCCTACAATACAATGTATATCAAAATGCATTCCGCTTTCAACAAGATATTCTTTATCTTCTTCGCAAACCCTTCTTATTTGTCGGCTAAAAGCATTTATAGCTTTATAAAGCTTGTCAAAAGACTCGTCATCTTCTTCAATAGCTTCTTCAAAATACGCCAGAGCCTTATCTCTAAGAGATCTTAGACCTGAAGTCATTATAAACATCGAATGGTTTCTTTTTTTAAAAACCGTTACTTTTCGCGAATTTGTACATTCTCTTCCCGAAGTTATTCGGGTGTCCGAAATTCCGATAATTCCGTCTTTAATTTTAATCCCAAGGCAAAATGTCATTTTTTTCCACCATTATCACTCTATTCTCTATTTCGAAACTATTTTATTGTTCAATATTAAAATATTTAGAATAAATATCCGTTCCTATATTTAACAACTTTTTTTGAAAAGAGTCTAGAAATTCGTGAAAACCAATTTCAATTATGTTATCAATGTCAGCGTATAAAAGTTCCGCATTAAGCATTCCAAGGCTTTGTTCGGGTTTATTAGAGAAAGAATTATTTGTTGTTCCAGAAATAGAATGAATTGATTCATTCGCTTTTGAGATGCAATATTTGATAGAACGAGGAAATTCGTCATCTGTAATTAAAAATTCAATAATTTTATCAGGTTTTATAAGTTTATATTTTTTCTTAAACATTTCAAGTCCGCTTGCTGATTTTAAAATAGCTGACCATTGCAGTATGTCATAAGTAGAGCCGACGAATTTAACCGAAGGCAAAATGTGGAAATATTTAATATCAATTATTCGAGAAGTTTTATCAGCTCTCTCCAGCATTTTTCCAAGTCTGGCGAAGTGCCATCCTTCATTTCTCGACATTGTAGAGTCAGATATTCCGTTAAAGAGATGACAATTATTTTTAACTTTTTCAAAAAATTCATGCAGAAAATCAAGAGTAATTTCGCTTTCACTTAACTCGGAAAGCATTATATAAAATTTATTAATTTGCTCCCACATTTCAAGAGAAATTATCTCTCTTATGCTTTTTGCGTTTTCTCTGGCGCATCTCAGGCATGAAATAATTGAATTATCGTATTCTTTATCAAAAGTCAGAAAATAAATAACATTTTCTCTAGTTACTTTGCCGTACTTTTCGAAAAAATAATTTTGATCTCCCGTAATACAAATAAGAGGTTCCCACTGTTCAGCATCAGGAATTTTTGAGTCTAAAAAGAAATGCAGGTTTGCATCTATTATTCTGGCTATATTTTCAGCTCTTTCGATATATCTGTTCATCCAATATATTGAATCAGCAACTCTGCTAAGCATAAATTTCTCCGTAACTGTTCTTATTCTAAGCAATAACCCATGTATCTTTGCTTCCGCCTCCCTGTGAAGAATTAACCACAAGAGAACCTTTTTTTAGTGCAACTCTTGTTAATCCCCCCGGCAAAACAAAAATATCTTTTCCATAAATAATATATGGTCTTAAATCAACATGTCTTCCTTCGAAATTATTATCCGCCATAACAGGCACTCTGGAAAGGCTTATTACAGGCTGTGCAATATATTTTCTGGGGTTTGCTTTAACCTTTTCTCTGAATTCACTGATTTCTTCACCGGTAGACTTTGGTCCTATGAGCATTCCGTAACCGCCGGCGCCGTCAACAGTTTTAACC
This genomic window from bacterium contains:
- a CDS encoding M14 family murein peptide amidase A encodes the protein MIKPVKKIFTEKNNPIELFLAEKKCCQKGQTILIIGVFHGDEPEGEFLIHKLIDEIKKNPELIENNTILFIPCLNPDGKDLKTRTNTNGVDLNRNFPTTNWELSEKKDCYYSGNSPASEIETKFLIQVIDEYKPDRILTLHTPYKVVNYDGCAKELAEEISKLNGYPVEENIGYPTPGSFGTYCGIERNIPTITLELPENESPEKLWDDNKKAFYFFVKGDFN
- a CDS encoding alpha-E domain-containing protein; this translates as MLSRVADSIYWMNRYIERAENIARIIDANLHFFLDSKIPDAEQWEPLICITGDQNYFFEKYGKVTRENVIYFLTFDKEYDNSIISCLRCARENAKSIREIISLEMWEQINKFYIMLSELSESEITLDFLHEFFEKVKNNCHLFNGISDSTMSRNEGWHFARLGKMLERADKTSRIIDIKYFHILPSVKFVGSTYDILQWSAILKSASGLEMFKKKYKLIKPDKIIEFLITDDEFPRSIKYCISKANESIHSISGTTNNSFSNKPEQSLGMLNAELLYADIDNIIEIGFHEFLDSFQKKLLNIGTDIYSKYFNIEQ
- a CDS encoding transglutaminase family protein codes for the protein MKAKVQHLSLYNYSSPVFLESQEIRLCPRNDYNLKVINFSYKIDPEPSSSSIIIDSEGNSLIKAWFNQKTDFFRVETLWEAENTNQNEYNFIIHFDNTELPVRYSSMNEKPLKVYRIIETPDLSVKTFSDSLANKTQNDILTFLIELTGEIYNTFTYEKREKGEPYSPEFTLKTKTGSCRDLAVLFMECCRYQGFASRFVSGYRIDKDSIENTDLHAWCEVFIEGAGWKGFDPSMGLAVTNEYFTLSSSYSSFITLPIIGSYRSNYSFSELKTLINAEIL
- a CDS encoding peptidase, yielding MTFCLGIKIKDGIIGISDTRITSGRECTNSRKVTVFKKRNHSMFIMTSGLRSLRDKALAYFEEAIEEDDESFDKLYKAINAFSRQIRRVCEEDKEYLVESGMHFDIHCIVGGQLQKDEEHKLFLLYPQGNWVEIKEGSPYQIIGATGYGKPVLDRTLKYNDDLFHALKVGILAFDSTRISTNDVDFPIDVTICLKDKFDIREFRVFKEDLQKISSWWQEKLRQSVNEIPTEELQRIISQLKQ